A region of Actinomycetota bacterium DNA encodes the following proteins:
- a CDS encoding DUF1206 domain-containing protein: MVTAPGGYWWLEIVAAGLAAFGIFSLAQARYRSVMNS; this comes from the coding sequence ATCGTTACGGCGCCCGGGGGCTACTGGTGGCTGGAGATCGTGGCCGCCGGGCTTGCGGCTTTCGGGATCTTTTCGCTCGCCCAGGCGCGTTACCGATCGGTCATGAACTCCTAG